In Mycobacterium sp. Aquia_213, the sequence CTTGCGCTCTCGGCGGCTGGTCGGCTCGGCCATCACAGCAACATACGGCGTCAAGCAGTGTCGTTGATGTGCCGGGGTTCGGGAAAAGAGGAACGTCGCGCGCCGCGCCGCCTGCCTGCTCGACGAGCTGCAGGATCACCACCTGGTATGACCTAACGGGGTTTGCCTTCCTCGCTGCTCCCCGACGAAGTGCGGCGAATCAACAACCGGCGCCGTGACCGACCGCCACCTCCGTCAAGTGCCCACACCGCATCCCCGTATCCAACCAAACCGAGAATCCCTGCCGCGTGGCCTCATGACAGAAATAGATGTCCTGCCCCGGCACCACCGGCGACGGACACCACATCGGCACATCCGGATCCCACCGCTCGATCACCCTCCGCCGGATCGCGGTGAACCCCATCGCCACCGCATCCACCTCGAACAACCGACGGTCACTTTCTTCGAGCCACCCCCGCAACACATCCGGCTTCACATTCCGGTACATCGGCTGCGCCCGCGCATTACCCAGGGTGTAGGCGTTCACAAAGTGCGGCGGCTCATGCATGAAATTCAGGGAGCCGACGATATCGACATCCTCGTCGTAGCCGGTGACCCGCAGGAACGCATCCAACGGCGGGATGATGTCGTCCTCGAACACGACCAACCAATCCCACTCACCGAACGCTGACACCGCCGTGTTCGTGATCCCGTCCATCGCGCTCGGCAGCGGCACCCCCTCGGTAGACACCACCCCCACACACGGGCTTTTGTCCATCAACATCCAGTTGTAAAACCAAGCCACCGAGACGTGTCGGTACATCGGCATCCCGACCACGATCTTCGGGCCAGGACTAGCGCACTGCAGCGGCAACAAGATGCGCTTCACGAAACCCCAGAACTCATAATCCGGGCACCCTACCCGGAACAGACCGTCAGGCGAATGAATGAAGAATGACGAAAGTTACAACCCTCTAGGCGATCTCCGTGTCCGGCGATCTGCCGCCGGCCGCGGGTTGTTGCTGCGTGGTGTCAAGTCAGAGCTTCTACGCCGATTCAAGGTTGCTCAAATCTATTCTCCCGCTGTGGATTCGTAATTTCTTTCTGTTCCTGCCGTTTCCCTTTCCTTTACCCTTTCCCGGCCCAACCCACAAGCGGCGGGCAACGAAAATCGGAGAAGCCTGTACACGTAGATCAACTCTCCGCAGACCGGCCGGCGACGCTTTGTCGAAACACTTAGCAGCAGCAGCGTTTTCATGCAATTGGACCGTGGACCTTAAGCGTGCGGTCGCTCTGCGTTTACGCGTACGGCGTTAGATCCTCTTGTCCTGCTGAGGAATCGGCGCGTTTGACTCGGAAATGAGTAAGGCCATGGATTTTGGTTTGCTGCCGCCGGAAGTCAATTCCGTTCGGATGTATACGGGACCGGGCGCGGCGCCGATGCTAGCGGCGGCAGCGGGCTGGGACGTAGTGGCAGCCGAGCTGGAGTCGACTGCCGCCAGCTACTCGTCGGTCATCTCGTGGCTGACTGACCTGGCGTGGTGGGGCCCGTCCTCGACGAGGATGTCGGCGGCAGTGATGCCCTACGTCGGGTGGCTACGCGTCGGCGCCAAATCGGCCGAGCAAACCGCCGCACAGGCGTACGCGGCGGCGGCAGCCTATGAAGCCGCATTTTCAATGACGGTGCCCCCGCCGGTGATCGCGGAGAACCGGGCATTGCTAATGGCGTTGATTGCCACCAACTTTTTCGGGCAGAACGGCCCCGCGATCGCGGCGACCGAGGTGCACTACGCCGAGATGTGGGCCCAAGACGCGGCCGCGATGTACGGCTACGCCGGTGCCGCTACGTCCGCGAGCACGCTGGAGCCGTTCAGCGAGCCACCGCAGTCCACAAATCCGGATGGGCAAAATGAGCAGGCTCGTGCGGTGACCCAAGCCGCCGGCAACGCCACCAGCGCCCGCACCCAATCGCTAGCGCAGCTCGGCTCGCAGGCCGGCTCCCAGCAACTCGGCTCGACCGCCGCGGATCAGCTGGTCTCGGCCGCCGGTAGTGATCCCATCCTCGGCCAGGGCACCAGCATCATCACTACCGGGGCAGAAGGCAGCGCGACAATCCACGCCACCCCCGGGTCCACCGTCATCGTCACCGTTCAAAGCGGCGCCGCCACCGTCACCCTGACCAACACCAGCTCTTCCATTTTCCTCACAGCGACCAGCGGTCCGTTCACCATCCCCCAAGGCAGCACTGTCTTTGTCACCGAGGGCAGCACCGTGTCCGTTGACGTCGTGAGCGGCACCGCGAACATCATTCTCGGGGACGGCCCCGCCACCATCACCACACTCACCACGCCCCTCGCCTCCACGCCGGCCACGGCCGCGCCCGCGGTAGCCGCGAGCAGCACACCAGGCCTGGCCGGCACCGCGGGTATCCAACCTCAGTTGAACGTCGACGCGCTGTTGGGGACCGCAGTGTGCACCCCGGCCCGTGCGGAGTTGCTGGACGCGACTGCTGCGGCGGCGCCCGCGGCCGCGCTTGCTGGATGACCTTGTAGCGCATCGTGAATCGGGCGGCCAACTGCGCGGCCTGCAATCCAGCGGAACAGAAAAGGCCACTCCAGAAGGCTTTACGTGGTCGGGCTGACAGGATTTGAACCTGCGACCACTTGACCCCCAGTCAAGTGCGCTACCAAACTGCGCCACAGCCCGCGCGCCGATGAGTCCACCGGCAGCAGCTCGAAAGCCTACCTCAGCCCAGCGGCCAACCCGATATTGCCTGGTTGACCTGCGAGTCTCCTAGCCGCCGGTCTTCGCGAACCAGGCGTCGACTTTGGCGACCCAGTCCAGCAGTGCCTGGGCGAGCTCGGTTTCGCGGCGGTAGAACCGCTGCGACGGCACGGGCACGCTGACCGCGACCTTCTGATCGCTCACGCCCTTGAGCACCGCGCCGACCGCGCAGATGCCTTCGCTGTGCTCTTCGTGGTCATAGGCAATGCCCTCGACCCTGATGCGTTCGAGTTCCTTGTGCAGCGCCGCCGGCGTCGTGATGGTGTTCGCGGTGAGCCGGGCGAGTCGGCTCGGCACGGCCCGCGCTTGCTCCTCGGGCGCCAGGCTGGCCAAAAGCGCCTTGCCGTTGGCGCAGCAGTGCAACGGAAACGACTCTCCCACCGCGCTGATCGCGCGCAGCCGGTGCGGCGAGACGACCTGGTCGACGAAGGTCGCACGATCCCCGTCCAGGATCGACAGGTCGACGGTCTCCTCCAGCTCGCGGGACAGCTCCTCGATGAACGGGTGCAGATCGACCACGACGCTGCGGCGCACGGTGCTGGCCATCCGGGCGATCTCGGGGCCCAGCCGATAGCGACCCCGCGCCGCGCGCGAGGCCACCAAGCCTTCGTCGTCCAGCGCATTGAGGATCCGGCTCACCGTCGAGCGCGCCATTCCCAGCCGTTCACCGATCTCGGCTTGGTTCAGCCCCCCGGGATGCGCCTGCAGCAGCCGCAACATCTCGGCCGCGCGGGCGATGACCTGAATTCCGCTGCCGCGAGCCTCTTGTGAGTCGACGCTCACGTCAGGCCCCAGTCTCGAGACGGTAGGTTCCGGTGGGGTCGAGGATCGCCACCAGCCGCACGATACAACCATCGCCGCCGACCCAGCGCCACGGGAACGCCGCGAAGGTGACGCGCTTGCCGGTGACCTTGTCCAAATCGCCGCCCACATTCTCGAAGCCGTAGATGCCCTTCGACAGGATCGCGCGGTGGCACGGCTCCCACTCCGGGAAATCGTCGAGCACCTTGCGGCCGGTCTGCTCTTCGTATTCCTTGACCGCCCAAGGCAATAGACCACCGGTGTGCTCGGCCGGGCCGTGCGGGGCGATCGCGGTGGCCATCGGATGGTCGAGCGCTTGGGTATCCGTACCGACGGCCTTCATGCCCTTGGCCGCGAACCACTCCCCGGCTTCCCTGTAGAAGCCCGGCGAGTAGGCGTAGTACTCGGCACTGTCGGCGTAGGTGTGGTGCCAGCCGGTGTTGACGATGACGATATCGCCCGGCCGGATCGCGGGAGTGGCATTCTCCAGGTCCTCGGCGGTGACGACCTCCCACTTCTTTTTCGGGATCGACACCACGACCCCGGTGCCGAAGAACGCGCTCAGCGGGATCTCGTCGAGCAGCGGCGTGCCTTCGATGACATGGCCCGGCGCGTCGATGTGCGTGCCGGAATGCATGACCGTGGTGATCTTTTGAGTCAGCACGCGGCTGCGCGCCATGTTGTGCAATCGTTCGATCTTGACGTCCTCGAAGTACGGCCACGCCGGTACGCCGTGACCCCACGGATGGGACAGGTCGTAAAACTCCAGCGTCGACTCGGCTTGGCCAAGCGGCCAGGTGAAACTCACGACAGTGCCTTTCGGTTCATCAGCATGCGGTGTAACCGCCGTCCAGATACATCACCTGGCCGGTGTAGAAGCTCGACGCATCGCTGAGTAGATAGATCAGGGCGCCGACGAAGTCTTCGGGTTCAGCGAAGCGGCGCAACGGGATTCGGGCGAACATGGCCTCGCGGGTTTCGCGCCCGTTTTCGTCGTCGGCGTACATCCATTCTGTCAGCTCGGATCGGAAAACCGTTGGCGCCAGGGCATTTACCCGAATACCCTGCGGACCCCACTCGGAAGCCAAAGACTTCGCCAACAGGTCGGTGGCCGCTTTCGACGGGCAGTAGGCGCTGTAGCCCGCGGGATGACCGAGGCTGCCGCGCACCGACGAGACCAGCACGATGCTGCCTCCCCCGCGCTGCTGCAGCAGCACTCGTCCGGCCGCCTGGCACACCAGCCACGCGCCGCGCGCGTTCGCCTTCATCACGTCGTCGAAGTCGTCGACGTCCATCTCGGTGATGGGCGCGACGTGGTTCATGCCCGAAGCAACCAGGACGCCGTCCAGCCGGCCATGCTTAGCGACGGCCGCGTCGACCATGGCCTGGGCGTCGGCCGGGGTATCGGGGCGGCGGACCACCACCGCCAGATCGTGCCGGCCGGTCTCGTCCACGAGCTCGGCCAGCCGGTCGGTGTTGCCTCCGGTCAGCGTCACCCGAGCCCCGGCTTCGGCCAAGGCCCGGGTTGCCGCGCTGCCCAAGGAGCCGGTCGCACCGGTGATCAATATCGACTTGTCCTTGACGCTGAAGCGATCCCCGCTCATCAGTACTCCGTAAATCCCGCAGTACGGGTATATCAACCCGCTATACAAGAGACGTTAACGTCGCTTAGCGACAAAAGTCAAAGCTGATTCCTGTGATGTAGGCGGCATTGTCCGCATCGTGGGATTAACTAACCGAGGAGCCGTTGAGTGTGCATTCAGGGCGGCCAGTGTGCACTCAGGGCGGCCTGGTTGCACACTCGACGCAAACGCGGGGACGCGACGTGGCGAGGGGCTAAAGGCGCGAGTCAGCGGCGCTTGGCGGATCGCTTTTCGCGTACCCGCACGTTGATGCGGATCGGGCTGCCGGCGAAGCCGAAGGTCTCGCGCAGCCGCCGCTCCAGGAAGCGCCGGTAGCCGGCCTCGAGAAAGCCGGTGGTGAACAGGACGAACGTCGGCGGGCGGGCGGCGGCCTGGGTGGCGAACAGGATGCGGGGTTGCTTGCCGCCGCGCACCGGCGGCGGTGTGGCCGCCACGATCTCCTTGACCCAGGTGTTCAGCGGGCCGGTAGCAATCCGGGCGTCCCAGGACGCCAGTGCGGTCTCCATCGCGGGCACCAGCTTCTGTACAGCGCGTCCCGTCTTGGCGGAGATGTTGACCCGCTCCGCCCATTGCAGCTGGGACAGCTCGCGGTCGATCTCACGGTCCAACAGCTCGCGCCGGTCCTCGTCGACGAGGTCCCATTTGTTGAAGGCCAGCACCAGCGCCCGGCCGGCCTCGATCACCATGGTCAGCACCCGCTGGTCCTGCTCGGTCAGCGTCTGCGAGGCGTCGATCAGTACGAGTACCACCTCGGCGGAATCGATGGCCGAGTGGGTGCGCACCGACGCGTAGAACTCATGCCCGCTGGCCTGGCCGACCTTGCGGCGCAAGCCCGCGGTGTCGACGAAACGCCATATTTTGCCGCCCAATTCGATCAGCGAGTCCACCGGGTCAACCGTGGTTCCGGCGACATCGTGCACGACCGAGCGCTCGTCGCCGGCCAGCTTGTTGAGCAACGAGCTCTTGCCGACGTTGGGCTTGCCGACCAGCGCCACCCGGCGCGGACCGCCGGGCGCCGGTGCCGCCTCGGACACCTGGGGCAGCACGGCGAGCACCTCGTCGAGCAGATCGGCCACACCGCGACCGTGTATCGCGCTGACCGCGTGCGGTTCGCCGAGACCCAGCGACCACAAGGCCGCCGCGTCGGATTCCACCTTCTCGCTGTCAACCTTGTTGGCGGCCAAGAAGACTGGCTTGCCGGAGCGCAACAGAATCCGGGCGGCAGCCTCGTCGGCGCTGGTGGCCCCGACGGTGGCATCGACCACCAGGATTACCGCGTCGGCGGTACGCATCGCGATCGATGCCTGTTCGGCCACCAGCTTTTGCAGGCCCTTGGCGTCGGGCTCCCATCCCCCGGTGTCCTGCACGACGAACCGGCGACCGGTCCACAGCGCGTCGTAGAAGACCCGGTCGCGGGTCACACCGGGAATGTCCTGCACCACCGCTTCGCGCCGGCCCAGGATCCGGTTGACCAGTGTCGACTTGCCGACATTGGGCCGCCCGACGATTGCCACCACCGGCGCGGGGCCGGGCTCGTCGAAGTCCGCCGAGTCGGAATCGACTACTTCCCAATCGCTTTCGTCCGACCAGGTGCCGTCCTGAGTCACCGCACTGCCTCGCTTCGCTGCTTGACCAACTCCAGCAGGTGGTCGATCACCTGCGCCTCGGTCATGTCGCTGGTGTCGACGGTCACCGCGTCGGACGCCGGACGCAACGGCGACAGCGTGCGAGTCGAATCGAGGTGGTCGCGACGGCGCACGTCGGCCAGCACGCCGTCATAGTCGTCGGCCAGACCCGCGGCGACGTTCTGGTCGTTGCGGCGCCGGGCGCGGGTTTCGGCCGAGGCGGTCAGGAAGATCTTCACCGGCGCGTCGGGCAAGACCACCGTCCCGATGTCGCGGCCCTCGACGACGACATTGCCCGGCCCCTGGGCCATTTCGCGTTGCAGCGCAACGAGCCGGGTCCGTACGGCGGCCACCGATGACACCGCCGACACCGCGCCGGTGACCTGGTCCCCGCGAATCTCGGACGAGACATCCTCTCCGGCAAGGAAATAACGATCCCCGTCGGGGTGGTAGTCGACCGACATCTGCACCGACTCGACCACCCGGGCGACCGCGTCGGCGTCGGCCGGGTCGATACCGGCACGCAAGACGGCCAGTGTCACCATCCGGTACATGCCACCGGTGTCCAGGTAGCGCGCACCCAGTGCGTCGGCCAATCTCTTTGACACCGAGGACTTTCCGGTGCCGGCCGGGCCATCGATGGTCACCACAACGCCGTTCGTCACAAGCCCACCGCTTTGTACAGTTGGCCGATCTCGCCCTGGCTCAACGCGCGGATGCTGCCCGGCCGCTGCTTGCCCAGCGATACCCCGCCGAGCTCGGTGCGCACCAGTGCCTCCACCGGGAAACCCACCGCCGCCAGCATCCGGCGCACGATCCGATTGCGCCCCTCATGCAATGTCAAGCGCACCAGCGTCTTTCCGGGAATGGCGTCCACCAACGCGAAGTCGTCGACGCGCGCCGGGCCGTCCTCCAACTCGATCCCGGCTCGCAATCGCTTGCCCAGCCCGCGCGGCACCGTTCCGGAGACCGTCGCCAGATACGTCTTGGGCACTTCGTGGGAGGGGTGCATCAACCGGTGGGCCAGCTCGCCGTCGTTGGTCAGCAGGATCAGGCCCTCGGTGTCGGCGTCCAACCGTCCCACGTGAAAGAGCTTCTTGTTGCCCCGGACTCGCTGCTCGACCAGGTCGCCGATGCACGGCCGGCCCCGATCATCGGACATCGTCGAGTGCATCCCCCGCGGCTTGTTCAGCGCCAAATAGACCTGCGCTTCGTCGACGGAGATCCGGGCGCCGTCCACCCGGATCACCGAGGCGTCGGGATCGACCCGGGTGCCCAGCTCGGTCACCACCTGCCCGTCCACCTCGACACGGCCGTCGATGATCAACTTCTCGGCTGCCCGGCGCGATGCAATTCCGGCTTGGGACAACACTTTCTGCAGCCGGATGCCCTGATCTTCGGTCATCAATCCTGGTCCACGTCAAACGACAGCGACTGTTCGGGCGTCCGGCCGCCCGACAGTTTGATGAAACGTGGCTCGCTGTCCAGGGATTCGGTCAGGTCCTCGATCGTGTCGACGTCCGGAAGCAGCGGCGCGATATCGGGCAGATCGGTCAGCGACTCCAGCCCCAGCCGCTCCAGGAACATCTCGGTGGTGGCGAAGGTGACCGCGCCGGTGTCCTCGTCGGCGCCGGCCTCGGTGATCAGGCCGCGCGCCAGCAGGGTGCGGATGACGGCGTCGACATTGACGCCGCGCACCGCGCTGACCCGCGCGCGGGTGACCGGCTGCCGGTAGGCCACCACGGCCAGCGTCTCCAGCGCGGCCCGGGTGAGTTTGGACCGTGCACCGTCCAGCAGCAGTTTCTCCACGTAGGGCGCGAACCGGGAGCGGGTGTACATCCGCCATCCCTCCCCGGTCTTCCGTAGGTCGATGCCGCTGTCGCGCGCGGTGAATTCGTCGGCCATCAGCTGCAGTTTGGCGGCGATGCGGTAGACGGGTTGCTGTGTGGTCGCGGCCAGCGCGTCGTCGGTGACCGGGGTGTCGACCACCAGCAGCAGGGCCTCCAGCACGGACCGAAGCTCGTCGTCGTCCAGCGGCACGGCCTCGGCGATGTCCGGGATGCCGACGTCGAGATCGAGGTCAGGCATGTCTTCAGTCACGAACGCCATTCCTCCTCATCGCTACGTCCCCCGCAAGCGGGAGGTGCCCCCACTGCATCGTCACGGCGCGAGTCATTATTCGTCCCGCACTTCGGTGGTCGGACGCTCGCCGGTCCATGAAATCTGGAGCACACCAAGCGGCTCCGACTGGTCGAATGCTACCGCCCGGGACCGATACAGCTCGAGCAGCGCCAAGAAGCGTCCCACGACCTCCATCGGTATCTCGCAGTCGGCGACCAGCTCGGAAAACGTGGCCCATTGGCCGCTGCCCCGCGCTTCGAGCATCGACAGCAACTTCTGGGCCTGCTCGGGCACCGAAACCTTGAGCTCGTGCAGGTGGCCGATGGCCACCGTCGGCACCGGCCGCGGACTGAACGCGACCGCGGCGATCTGGGCGAAGCGCTCGGCGTCGACACCGATCATCACTTCCGGGAGCAGTTCGGTGAACCGGTCCTCCAGCGACACCGCGCGCGGGTAGCTGCGCAGCGCGGTGGCTTCCAGCTCGGCGAACATCTCCGCGACATGCTTGAACGCGCGGTACTGCAGCAGCCGGGCGAACAGCAGGTCACGCACCTCGAGCAGGGCGAGGTCTTCTTCGTCGTCGATCTGGCCGGCCGGCAGCAACCGCGCGGCCTTGAGATCCAGTAGGGTCGCGGCGACCACGAGGAACGCGGTGGTCTCCTCCAAATCCATTTGGCGACCGATCTCGCGGGTGTAGGCGATGAAGTCGTCGGTGACCTGGTGCAGCGCCACCTCGGTCACGTCGAGACGATGCGCAAAGATCAGCTGCAGCAGCAGGTCGAACGGCCCCTCGAAGTTGGTGAGGCGGACCTGGAAGCCGTTGTGCGGTGGCGCCTCACCATTGGCTGTGTCGTTCACGCGCCAAATCGGTCGATGAATTCGCGGGCCAAGGCGCGATAGGCGATGGCGCCGGTCGACTTCGGCGCCCAGGTGGTGATGGGTTCGCCCGCCACGCTGGTCTCCGGGAAACGCACGGTGCGGGTGATCACGGTGTCGAACACTAGGTCACCGAAGCGCTCGACGACGCGGGCCATCACCTCGCGGGCGTTGACGGTGCGCGGGTCGTAACGAGTCAGCAGGATGCCGCTGATCTCGAGCTTCGGGTTGAGCCGGTCGCGCACCTTGTCGACGGTATCGGTGAGCAGCGCCAGGCCGCGCAACGAGAAGAACTCGCACTCGGTCGGGATGACCACGCCGTCGGAGCAGGCCAGCCCGTTGACGGTGAGCAGTCCCAGCGACGGC encodes:
- a CDS encoding PPE family protein; its protein translation is MDFGLLPPEVNSVRMYTGPGAAPMLAAAAGWDVVAAELESTAASYSSVISWLTDLAWWGPSSTRMSAAVMPYVGWLRVGAKSAEQTAAQAYAAAAAYEAAFSMTVPPPVIAENRALLMALIATNFFGQNGPAIAATEVHYAEMWAQDAAAMYGYAGAATSASTLEPFSEPPQSTNPDGQNEQARAVTQAAGNATSARTQSLAQLGSQAGSQQLGSTAADQLVSAAGSDPILGQGTSIITTGAEGSATIHATPGSTVIVTVQSGAATVTLTNTSSSIFLTATSGPFTIPQGSTVFVTEGSTVSVDVVSGTANIILGDGPATITTLTTPLASTPATAAPAVAASSTPGLAGTAGIQPQLNVDALLGTAVCTPARAELLDATAAAAPAAALAG
- a CDS encoding IclR family transcriptional regulator gives rise to the protein MLRLLQAHPGGLNQAEIGERLGMARSTVSRILNALDDEGLVASRAARGRYRLGPEIARMASTVRRSVVVDLHPFIEELSRELEETVDLSILDGDRATFVDQVVSPHRLRAISAVGESFPLHCCANGKALLASLAPEEQARAVPSRLARLTANTITTPAALHKELERIRVEGIAYDHEEHSEGICAVGAVLKGVSDQKVAVSVPVPSQRFYRRETELAQALLDWVAKVDAWFAKTGG
- a CDS encoding cyclase family protein produces the protein MSFTWPLGQAESTLEFYDLSHPWGHGVPAWPYFEDVKIERLHNMARSRVLTQKITTVMHSGTHIDAPGHVIEGTPLLDEIPLSAFFGTGVVVSIPKKKWEVVTAEDLENATPAIRPGDIVIVNTGWHHTYADSAEYYAYSPGFYREAGEWFAAKGMKAVGTDTQALDHPMATAIAPHGPAEHTGGLLPWAVKEYEEQTGRKVLDDFPEWEPCHRAILSKGIYGFENVGGDLDKVTGKRVTFAAFPWRWVGGDGCIVRLVAILDPTGTYRLETGA
- a CDS encoding SDR family NAD(P)-dependent oxidoreductase, producing the protein MSGDRFSVKDKSILITGATGSLGSAATRALAEAGARVTLTGGNTDRLAELVDETGRHDLAVVVRRPDTPADAQAMVDAAVAKHGRLDGVLVASGMNHVAPITEMDVDDFDDVMKANARGAWLVCQAAGRVLLQQRGGGSIVLVSSVRGSLGHPAGYSAYCPSKAATDLLAKSLASEWGPQGIRVNALAPTVFRSELTEWMYADDENGRETREAMFARIPLRRFAEPEDFVGALIYLLSDASSFYTGQVMYLDGGYTAC
- the der gene encoding ribosome biogenesis GTPase Der: MTQDGTWSDESDWEVVDSDSADFDEPGPAPVVAIVGRPNVGKSTLVNRILGRREAVVQDIPGVTRDRVFYDALWTGRRFVVQDTGGWEPDAKGLQKLVAEQASIAMRTADAVILVVDATVGATSADEAAARILLRSGKPVFLAANKVDSEKVESDAAALWSLGLGEPHAVSAIHGRGVADLLDEVLAVLPQVSEAAPAPGGPRRVALVGKPNVGKSSLLNKLAGDERSVVHDVAGTTVDPVDSLIELGGKIWRFVDTAGLRRKVGQASGHEFYASVRTHSAIDSAEVVLVLIDASQTLTEQDQRVLTMVIEAGRALVLAFNKWDLVDEDRRELLDREIDRELSQLQWAERVNISAKTGRAVQKLVPAMETALASWDARIATGPLNTWVKEIVAATPPPVRGGKQPRILFATQAAARPPTFVLFTTGFLEAGYRRFLERRLRETFGFAGSPIRINVRVREKRSAKRR
- the cmk gene encoding (d)CMP kinase, which gives rise to MTNGVVVTIDGPAGTGKSSVSKRLADALGARYLDTGGMYRMVTLAVLRAGIDPADADAVARVVESVQMSVDYHPDGDRYFLAGEDVSSEIRGDQVTGAVSAVSSVAAVRTRLVALQREMAQGPGNVVVEGRDIGTVVLPDAPVKIFLTASAETRARRRNDQNVAAGLADDYDGVLADVRRRDHLDSTRTLSPLRPASDAVTVDTSDMTEAQVIDHLLELVKQRSEAVR
- a CDS encoding pseudouridine synthase, which gives rise to MTEDQGIRLQKVLSQAGIASRRAAEKLIIDGRVEVDGQVVTELGTRVDPDASVIRVDGARISVDEAQVYLALNKPRGMHSTMSDDRGRPCIGDLVEQRVRGNKKLFHVGRLDADTEGLILLTNDGELAHRLMHPSHEVPKTYLATVSGTVPRGLGKRLRAGIELEDGPARVDDFALVDAIPGKTLVRLTLHEGRNRIVRRMLAAVGFPVEALVRTELGGVSLGKQRPGSIRALSQGEIGQLYKAVGL
- the scpB gene encoding SMC-Scp complex subunit ScpB; the encoded protein is MTEDMPDLDLDVGIPDIAEAVPLDDDELRSVLEALLLVVDTPVTDDALAATTQQPVYRIAAKLQLMADEFTARDSGIDLRKTGEGWRMYTRSRFAPYVEKLLLDGARSKLTRAALETLAVVAYRQPVTRARVSAVRGVNVDAVIRTLLARGLITEAGADEDTGAVTFATTEMFLERLGLESLTDLPDIAPLLPDVDTIEDLTESLDSEPRFIKLSGGRTPEQSLSFDVDQD
- a CDS encoding segregation/condensation protein A, coding for MNDTANGEAPPHNGFQVRLTNFEGPFDLLLQLIFAHRLDVTEVALHQVTDDFIAYTREIGRQMDLEETTAFLVVAATLLDLKAARLLPAGQIDDEEDLALLEVRDLLFARLLQYRAFKHVAEMFAELEATALRSYPRAVSLEDRFTELLPEVMIGVDAERFAQIAAVAFSPRPVPTVAIGHLHELKVSVPEQAQKLLSMLEARGSGQWATFSELVADCEIPMEVVGRFLALLELYRSRAVAFDQSEPLGVLQISWTGERPTTEVRDE